In Phenylobacterium koreense, one DNA window encodes the following:
- a CDS encoding ABC transporter ATP-binding protein yields MSEQNEARKPRASLGSSEGEDIFGTFDTGVAKRFLGMMGPHKRSFMFAVIAVLASAASVVAIPALIGRAVDAAVARDGGLLDRTLIAFAALVVVYSAAFFLEQWLSARLAQRVIFDIRRKMFDHFQDVSLSFMDKTHVGRIMSRLQGDVNALQEFLESSTGAVGDLAMLVGITAVLISMDWRLGLLTLTVLPLLILVRAIWLPFSKKSFRDARDASSTANSALAENINGVRTVQETRREAMNYELYQEKAHENFKAQAGAAWMTQIMVPTVDILTGFAMAIVVVVGGNAVLGGRLEVGVMVAFIFYVQRFFDPVRMLSMQYTIMQRAMAAGHRIFEVLDVKVTIQDKAGALPLQDAPATVEFKDVTFGYDPARPVLHDINLKVNPREVVALVGPTGSGKTSIIALTHRFYEVDKGQVLVGGHDVRDLTLDSLGKTIGMVLQEPFLFTGTIEENIRYNTEGASFEDIVEAAKAVSAHDFIMRLPDGYQTRLGQRGRNISMGQRQLLSFARALVADPQILILDEATANIDSFTEQAIQKALKVLFAGRTCIVIAHRLATIRDADRIIVLQQGRILEQGSHDELMQTGGLYSHLYTSAHASFDDQVVASTGDAEFATRT; encoded by the coding sequence ATGAGCGAGCAAAACGAGGCCCGTAAGCCGAGGGCTTCCCTTGGCTCCTCCGAGGGCGAGGACATCTTCGGCACCTTCGACACCGGGGTGGCCAAGCGTTTCCTGGGCATGATGGGGCCGCACAAGCGCTCGTTCATGTTCGCGGTGATCGCGGTGCTGGCCTCGGCTGCGTCGGTGGTCGCGATCCCGGCCCTGATCGGGCGCGCCGTGGATGCGGCGGTGGCGCGCGACGGCGGCCTGCTGGACCGGACGCTCATCGCCTTTGCGGCCCTGGTGGTGGTCTATTCGGCAGCCTTCTTCCTGGAGCAGTGGCTGTCGGCCCGCCTTGCCCAGCGCGTGATCTTCGACATCCGCCGCAAGATGTTCGACCACTTCCAGGACGTCTCCCTGTCCTTCATGGACAAGACCCACGTCGGGCGGATCATGTCGCGCCTGCAGGGGGACGTGAACGCGCTGCAGGAGTTTCTCGAGAGCTCGACCGGCGCGGTGGGCGACCTGGCCATGCTGGTCGGCATCACCGCCGTCCTCATCAGCATGGACTGGCGGCTTGGCCTGCTGACCCTGACCGTGCTGCCACTGCTGATCCTCGTCCGGGCGATCTGGCTGCCGTTCTCCAAGAAGAGCTTCCGCGACGCCCGGGACGCCTCGTCCACCGCCAACTCCGCGCTGGCGGAGAACATCAACGGGGTCCGCACCGTCCAGGAGACCCGCCGCGAGGCGATGAACTACGAGCTCTACCAGGAGAAGGCGCACGAGAACTTCAAGGCCCAGGCCGGCGCGGCCTGGATGACTCAGATCATGGTGCCGACGGTCGACATCCTGACCGGCTTCGCCATGGCCATCGTGGTCGTGGTCGGCGGCAACGCCGTGCTGGGCGGGCGGCTGGAGGTCGGCGTGATGGTCGCCTTCATCTTCTACGTCCAGCGGTTCTTCGATCCGGTCCGGATGCTGTCGATGCAGTACACCATCATGCAGCGCGCCATGGCGGCCGGGCACCGGATCTTCGAGGTTCTCGACGTGAAGGTGACCATCCAGGACAAGGCCGGCGCGCTGCCCCTGCAGGACGCCCCGGCCACGGTCGAGTTCAAAGATGTCACCTTCGGCTACGACCCCGCGCGGCCGGTGCTGCACGACATCAATCTCAAGGTGAACCCGCGCGAGGTCGTAGCCCTGGTCGGGCCGACCGGCTCGGGCAAGACCTCGATCATCGCCCTGACCCACCGCTTCTACGAGGTGGACAAGGGGCAGGTGCTGGTCGGCGGCCATGATGTGCGCGACCTGACCTTGGATTCGTTGGGAAAAACCATCGGCATGGTCCTCCAGGAACCGTTCCTGTTCACCGGGACCATCGAGGAGAACATCCGCTACAACACCGAGGGCGCGAGCTTCGAGGACATTGTCGAGGCTGCCAAGGCGGTGAGCGCGCACGACTTCATCATGCGCCTGCCGGACGGCTACCAGACGCGGCTGGGCCAGCGGGGCCGCAACATCTCCATGGGCCAGCGCCAGCTTCTGTCGTTCGCGCGCGCCCTGGTGGCCGACCCGCAGATTCTGATCCTCGACGAGGCCACGGCCAACATCGACTCCTTCACCGAACAGGCGATCCAGAAGGCGCTGAAGGTGCTGTTCGCCGGGCGGACCTGCATCGTCATCGCCCACCGGCTGGCGACCATCCGCGACGCCGACCGGATCATCGTGCTGCAGCAGGGCCGCATCCTCGAACAGGGCTCGCACGACGAGCTGATGCAGACGGGCGGGCTTTACTCGCACCTCTACACCTCGGCGCACGCCTCGTTCGACGATCAGGTGGTGGCTTCGACCGGAGACGCGGAGTTCGCGACGCGGACCTGA
- a CDS encoding M28 family metallopeptidase — translation MIRTIALSLAASLLASTALAQDNGPIDPGRLSSITRTLASDEFEGRSPGSPGEAKTIEYLVREFKALGLEPAGDAGAYTQDVALVRTQVQGQGAFSFDLKGKTRTLERNLDISATTLRPVDKVAIAKAPLVFVGYGVTAPERGWDDYKGVDLTGKVAVYLINDPDFEAKAGEPVAGEFGGQAATYYARWTYKYEEAARRGAIGALIVHETPGAGYGWSTVVASNGEGFDIVRADPAKEKVLLQGWLSGEVSRELFAASGLDFDALKAKARRADFQPIALTGSTFSASYDLEHSQVVSRNVVGKITGAAKPDESIMFGAHWDAYGVGDADAQGRTVRPGALDDAIGVAGVMEIARAFKAGPPPARTLVFAAWTAEERGLLGSEYYGVHPTVPLETMAANLTMDVLQPNGPAKDVVLIGAGQNALEDMLAKAAAGQGRTITPDAKPERALFYRADHFPIARRGVPVLLLMGLGGGADLVNGGREAGDRWVSEYTAKAYHTTGDVWSADWDLRGAAQDVALFYEIGKDLATGGKWPNWREDSEFRSIRDASAAKRK, via the coding sequence ATGATCCGTACGATCGCCCTCTCGCTCGCCGCCTCGCTGCTGGCGTCCACCGCCCTTGCCCAGGACAACGGTCCCATCGATCCGGGACGGCTGTCGTCGATCACCAGGACCCTGGCTTCGGACGAATTCGAGGGCCGCTCGCCGGGATCGCCGGGCGAGGCCAAGACGATCGAGTACCTGGTGCGCGAGTTCAAGGCGCTGGGCCTGGAGCCGGCGGGCGATGCCGGCGCCTACACCCAGGACGTGGCCCTGGTCCGGACCCAGGTGCAGGGGCAGGGCGCCTTCTCCTTCGACCTGAAGGGCAAGACCCGGACGCTGGAACGCAACCTCGACATCTCGGCCACCACCCTGCGACCGGTCGACAAGGTCGCCATCGCCAAGGCGCCCCTGGTCTTCGTCGGCTACGGCGTCACCGCGCCCGAGCGCGGCTGGGACGACTACAAGGGCGTGGACTTGACCGGGAAGGTCGCCGTCTACCTGATCAACGACCCGGACTTCGAGGCGAAGGCCGGCGAGCCGGTGGCCGGCGAGTTCGGCGGCCAGGCGGCCACCTACTATGCGCGCTGGACCTACAAGTACGAAGAGGCCGCCCGCCGGGGTGCGATCGGCGCCCTCATCGTCCACGAGACTCCCGGCGCCGGTTACGGCTGGTCGACGGTGGTCGCCTCCAACGGCGAGGGCTTCGACATCGTTCGGGCCGATCCCGCCAAGGAAAAGGTGCTGCTGCAGGGCTGGCTGAGCGGCGAGGTCTCGCGCGAGCTGTTCGCCGCCTCGGGCCTCGACTTCGACGCGCTGAAGGCCAAGGCGCGTCGGGCCGACTTCCAGCCGATCGCGCTGACCGGCTCGACCTTCTCGGCGAGCTACGACCTCGAGCACAGCCAGGTGGTCAGCCGCAACGTGGTCGGCAAGATCACCGGAGCCGCCAAGCCGGACGAGAGCATCATGTTCGGGGCCCACTGGGACGCCTACGGGGTCGGCGACGCCGACGCGCAGGGACGGACGGTGCGGCCGGGCGCCCTGGACGACGCCATCGGCGTGGCCGGCGTGATGGAGATCGCGCGAGCGTTCAAGGCCGGGCCGCCGCCGGCCCGCACCCTGGTCTTCGCCGCCTGGACGGCCGAGGAGCGTGGGCTTCTGGGGTCGGAATACTATGGCGTTCACCCGACCGTGCCGCTGGAGACCATGGCGGCGAACCTGACCATGGACGTGCTGCAGCCCAACGGGCCGGCCAAGGACGTGGTGCTGATCGGCGCCGGCCAGAACGCCCTGGAGGACATGCTCGCCAAGGCGGCCGCGGGGCAGGGCCGGACGATCACGCCCGACGCCAAGCCGGAGCGGGCGCTGTTCTACCGCGCCGACCACTTCCCGATCGCCCGCCGCGGGGTGCCGGTGCTGCTGCTGATGGGGCTGGGCGGTGGCGCGGACCTGGTGAACGGCGGCCGCGAGGCCGGCGACCGCTGGGTGAGCGAGTACACGGCCAAGGCCTATCACACGACCGGCGACGTCTGGTCGGCCGACTGGGACCTGCGCGGCGCGGCCCAGGATGTGGCGCTGTTCTACGAGATCGGCAAGGACCTGGCGACCGGCGGCAAGTGGCCGAACTGGCGCGAGGATTCGGAGTTCCGCTCCATCCGCGACGCCAGCGCCGCGAAGCGGAAGTAG